In the Staphylococcus condimenti genome, one interval contains:
- a CDS encoding SH3 domain-containing protein — MTAKMTYNQFKKWLNESNGKQYDTDGYAAFQCFDYANAGWIELFGHSLKGEGAVNIPFDNNFKGEAVVYQNTPEFLAKTGDLVVFNNKYGGGYGHVDWVTSATLDYIWVQEQNWLGGGWTSGDIWHGTGWEKVTKRKHKYDFPMWFIRPNFKPENAKKESVEKSSPQSATKATAKKQPAAKKKMKKLSYIRDEVRGYRLPNRGYKPTSITLHNDAGSVGATAEAYHRGLVNAPLSRLEAGVAHSYISGNTVYQALPESRIAWHTANQNGNKNSYGIEICQSIGASDKMFLANEQAAFQEAARLLNKWGLKANRNTVRLHMEFSQTSCPHRSMKLHTGFDPVTQGVPSQGIKLKLKDYFIKQIRAYQAGKVPTATVSKNSSSASNTKSTVAGAWKRNSYGTWYMSEEAVFVNGNQPIIARTVGPFRSCPYAYDFQPHGYTPTYDEVMLQDGHVWISYDWKGKRYYLPIRTWNGQAPPNHSVGPLWGTIS, encoded by the coding sequence ATGACAGCTAAGATGACCTACAATCAATTTAAAAAGTGGCTTAATGAATCGAACGGAAAGCAGTATGACACAGATGGCTATGCGGCATTCCAATGTTTCGATTATGCAAACGCTGGGTGGATAGAGTTGTTTGGACACAGTTTGAAAGGCGAGGGTGCTGTGAATATTCCTTTCGATAATAATTTTAAAGGCGAAGCTGTTGTCTACCAAAACACACCGGAGTTTCTTGCTAAAACAGGCGATTTAGTTGTATTTAACAACAAATATGGTGGTGGTTATGGTCACGTTGATTGGGTAACGTCAGCAACACTCGACTACATTTGGGTGCAAGAACAAAACTGGCTTGGCGGCGGCTGGACAAGTGGCGATATTTGGCACGGCACTGGTTGGGAAAAGGTAACCAAACGTAAACATAAATATGATTTCCCAATGTGGTTCATTCGTCCAAACTTCAAACCAGAGAACGCAAAAAAAGAGAGTGTAGAAAAATCTTCACCACAATCTGCTACAAAAGCTACTGCCAAGAAGCAACCGGCAGCTAAAAAGAAAATGAAGAAATTAAGTTATATTCGTGACGAAGTAAGAGGTTATCGCCTACCTAATCGTGGATATAAACCAACATCAATAACGCTACACAATGATGCAGGAAGTGTTGGTGCTACAGCAGAAGCATATCATCGTGGTTTAGTGAACGCTCCTTTATCACGTTTAGAGGCTGGTGTAGCTCATTCATATATAAGTGGAAACACAGTATACCAAGCGCTGCCAGAAAGTCGTATAGCGTGGCATACAGCTAATCAGAATGGTAACAAAAATTCGTATGGTATTGAAATATGTCAGTCAATTGGTGCAAGTGATAAAATGTTCCTTGCCAATGAGCAGGCAGCTTTCCAAGAAGCAGCAAGACTGTTGAATAAATGGGGATTAAAAGCTAATAGAAATACAGTGAGACTTCATATGGAATTTTCACAGACTTCATGCCCTCATCGAAGTATGAAGCTCCATACTGGCTTCGATCCAGTGACACAAGGTGTACCTTCACAAGGAATTAAACTCAAACTTAAAGACTACTTCATTAAGCAAATAAGAGCTTATCAAGCAGGTAAGGTACCGACAGCTACTGTGTCTAAAAACTCAAGTTCTGCAAGTAATACTAAGTCAACCGTAGCTGGGGCATGGAAACGTAATAGTTATGGCACTTGGTATATGAGTGAGGAGGCAGTGTTCGTAAATGGAAATCAGCCAATAATCGCTAGAACTGTTGGTCCATTCAGAAGTTGTCCGTATGCTTACGACTTCCAACCACATGGATATACACCAACTTATGATGAAGTTATGCTGCAAGATGGTCATGTATGGATTAGTTATGATTGGAAAGGAAAAAGATATTATTTACCAATTCGTACATG
- a CDS encoding phage holin: MKSINWKVRFKSKTFWVAILSAVILFINNVTQAIGVDYTSQLEQFSNGVNGLLAVLVAFGVIQDPTTKGIKDSGIVQTYTNPRDENVDPVEYQKTVDDDSVTPERKELTPQEFDTSQPFTDDSDEVVFDVAEYEYDEELPRGASRYHDDEVLKEGEKE; the protein is encoded by the coding sequence ATGAAGAGTATAAATTGGAAAGTGCGTTTCAAAAGCAAAACATTCTGGGTAGCTATCTTATCGGCAGTTATTCTTTTTATTAATAATGTAACACAAGCTATCGGGGTAGATTACACAAGTCAGTTAGAACAATTTAGTAATGGCGTTAATGGATTACTTGCTGTATTAGTCGCATTCGGAGTAATACAAGATCCTACAACGAAAGGAATAAAAGACAGTGGTATTGTACAGACTTATACAAATCCGCGTGATGAAAATGTTGACCCAGTTGAGTATCAGAAAACAGTTGACGATGATAGCGTTACACCAGAACGAAAAGAATTGACTCCTCAAGAATTCGACACATCACAGCCATTTACTGATGATAGTGACGAAGTTGTTTTCGATGTTGCAGAATATGAATATGATGAAGAATTACCACGTGGTGCAAGCAGATACCACGATGATGAAGTGTTGAAGGAAGGTGAAAAAGAATGA
- a CDS encoding XkdX family protein, with product MYPGFDSIKYFYDINCYTNEDIQTYVELDALTKEEYKEITGEDYPE from the coding sequence ATGTATCCAGGATTCGATTCAATTAAATATTTTTATGACATTAACTGCTACACAAACGAGGATATTCAAACTTATGTAGAGTTAGACGCATTGACTAAAGAAGAATACAAAGAAATTACTGGTGAAGATTATCCAGAGTAA